One Eurosta solidaginis isolate ZX-2024a chromosome 1, ASM4086904v1, whole genome shotgun sequence genomic window, ttgacatttgtccatcgaatttacaaaaacgaagtacatggaatttttatttatgtttgttgccaccgtgtatggttccgccatggctttaccgaaaatgtgtcactcgtagatacgatgttaacgaataaacgggacgatgtgtatatacatatgtgcatacatgcatacgtttttacatagctatattgtaatacaTACTGTGAAAGAagatggaaacaaatatgtatagcaagaggcaacacttttttactattattgcctttttctaaacaacagcttttgtgtggttacatcgatgttaccacctattttagtgggtaaactaTTATCCGgttactttcgtgggcagaataccaaaagggtacaaaagttaccacatgaagaaagttgccgtggtgaagaaagttgttaccacattagaatcaggctgttgaTGTGTTAAAtgtatgcatccagtgttggatTAGCACTTCGTAGTCTTTATTTCAAGGATAATGCTGAGTATGAGCTGTACATTATTACCTGCGTACACAGATGCTATAACCAGGGTCCGATTTACTGGGGTGGGGTAATGGACAAAATTTGTTGTTGGTACGTGTTCCAAGTCGACACGGTCCGTACACTgaactttgtttaaaaattttgtagGATATATCTTTCTTGTTAGaccatatttcaatcattttattttatttacctgAGGACAATTTTTGATTTTAGAACCACCAACTGTACGATTAATCTATCAGAACATACGCTGTAAAAACTGCAGAactgccataacatgatatgccCGAATATCAACTTCAAAACGAGTGGGAAATGTTTAAAGTTAAAGAATAACAGGTTTAAAGGGTAGTTCATGATAGACCCACATCTTGCAGGACGCTGAACCTCTCATTGTCAAATTGAATACTCATCCATTAGCGAAGCATTATGTACCGACTAAATATAAAATAACGCGAATAAGCAAGGTGTTTGGAGTAAGTTTTTTTGCACTCGAAGGGCTGTCATGACCACTACCGAGGGTGAACACGTTTACAAACATTTTCTAAACTATTTTGATCTTAGTGGTACTCTAACAAATTAATCTGAAAAATATATTTGAGTGTCTACAGGTTTAAAAAATCTGAATAGATtgtctttattaatttttctgtttAAATTATTCTGAGTGCCCTGGCTGTTTTATTATGTTTTTGTTTCTACACATTACAAGGAAATGAAATGGTACATATATTAAGATTGTCAATAATCTCAAAATTGGAAGTCcataaaggagaagagatagacccaccaacaagcataccgaattgatcaggttgACAATCTGGTTTGATTTAGCCATcaacgtctgtccgtctgtctgtaaaaatgttttttttttttaattagatacAATcagggtcgccactcggcagtgatttggcaagcaccccgACTGTATCTCTACCATGAAAAAGCTTCTCAGGGGAAACTCATGAGCCTTGcgaatgccgttcggagtcgacataaaatatGTAGATCACGTTCTACCAATTTGCAGGGAGAATTAAAAGaagtacgacgcaaatttgaagagaagctcggcctaaatatccTCGAAGATAAATTGTGCCAATATGTTTTTTTTAAGACTCAAAATCACCAGATGTTTTCGTATATGGCACGTATtgtttgtctgaaaaaaatcatagagatcataGATATAGTAATATCCCTTGCATCTGATTATTCAGGTAAGAAGATCTTCGCATTTTCTGTCTAGCTTCAAGGCTTAAAAtttattgtcgtctgaaaaaatcgtagagatccgTCGTATATAGTTTATATCGCATACTACCCATTGTTATGATAAGAAGCTTTTCTAAtgctgcctcattttaacagctgctccccttgaatttcaacaaatgcttacgtatgctGCATATAATGAGGTCTGAAAAAATCGCAgggatcggtcatatatatagtgcATATCCCATACGATCTGTTGTTTAGATAAGAAATTCTTGGTCATTGCTATCTCATGCAGACAATAAGAAACGTGAAGCTTTTTGTGTGGATTACTGATCTAGTATTTAATTgatatttttcgaaaatgtcGCTTATGTACATAAATCTGTTCCACATGTATAACTTACCTTATACAGCCtattattcggatattacgaatggaaTAAGGTTAATGCTCAGCCCCGTATATTtcagtccttacttgttttgaactCGTTTGACActcctaaagcgccaaatacacgacaagaacatttccgcgaacattcccgatatgtcatgtttctgcgaccttttctgtcgtgtatggtggtgtttgccagttcgcgcaaatgttcgccaaaaatcaaaatattttaatttttggcgaacatttgcgcgaactgttcgtgcgtgtatggcgaaatagctcataatcgtagtaatttctgaacggaacagacgtgagcggaaaagtaaaatggacaataaaaaatttctgagtgaatttattgaaatgtataaatctttgccatcattgtggcaagtaaaaagcaaagactattgtaatagaattaaaaagaatgatTTGCAATGCTTTTTGAAAGATCAAGAAGAACTTTTGGCAGGCATTACCACAATGCAGGAtgaaaatacaaacacatttgaggtaagaaaaaaagtcaaaattttattgtttctttttttttgtgaacacaaacattcattttgtttttattccgtaaatgattcactttcttatatttaatatattgttctGCCACGGAATTGCTCCCactgtattaaaataattacaatatttttctcgagtagtttttgctaaattggatGCATTCTTTTCACTTGAAGCTTGAAGAGCTGTAAGTCCATGGTCATTATGCCAATCGGCGTATTCTATCGCTCCGGGATCTGTTTCTTCAACATCGAATCCACCTTCAAAATACGTCTCCTCATTTATGCAAGTAGCAACAGGTTAACAcaattttcgtgactttttctggtgaTAAATTAATAGTTTGTAGGAGAATTCTAAATCTTGATGCTAAAATGCCAAAACAGTTTTCAACAATTCTGCTCGCCCGAGAAAGCCTgtagttaaaaattatttcttcttCCTTGAGTGTGTTGTGGCTAAATGGCTTCATGATATTTTCTAACAGGGGAAAAGCATCGTCAGCTACGAATACAAATGGTAGTTTTTCTTCGCAGTTTGGAAGCGGCTGAGGGTCAGGAattttcaatgttttattttttagagatgaaaaaaattttgtttcgctaaaAAGACCGGTATCAGACGCTCTTCCATttgtgccaacatccaccatcaaAAATTCGTAATTAGCATTAACCACTGCCATTAAAATGATGGACAAATGGACAGGTGGCTTTGTTATATTGACGTGTTTTCCATCAATTGCGCCGATACAATTTGGGAAGTTCCAGCGTGCATCAAAATTTTTCGCTTCTACCTACCAATCTTTTTCTGTTTGTGGAAGTTGAAAAGTAATGTAAAACTTATAAATCTTTCTTTTTAAGAATTCACTGTTCGACCAAGCAAAAGAAAAGTTTCTGAAGAAGATAAACTTATTAAAATTGCATGCGAGAGACTTGCCAACAGCCGCGAACCCACAGAAGGTGACTCCTTGGCTCAATCGTGGGCTTCGCAATATAGTGAAATGGAGGCCTCCCAGAAAACGATTGCGCGAAAAATCATATCAGATGTTTTATTTCAAGGTTGCTTGGGAGCATTGGAATTTAGACACGCGattcaaatccaaaatgtttttaaCCCAAGTCAAATATTAACACCAAATGTCATTCCGCAATACCCAATGCGCACGTCTACGCAACTTAACTACGCGGTGCCCCAACACATGCAGAATTATACAATAAGAGTTCCAACTCCTTTAAGTAGCGGCTCGTCCATAAACAGTAGTAGAATGTCACCTCAAGTCGCACAAAACGTACGAATCCTTGAAGATACATCATCCATTAATTCGAGCTCGGTAGAAAACTTACAAAATTTCTTTGAATCGTTTGAAACggacgaataatttatttttctttttacttcaaaaaaccaataattttcagacacacatatgtacacatgaaacttttcttgtttagtcgaaaacaaataatttaatcaaTAAATAATTACCTTAATAAAATCTTTCAATTGACTTATTATAGCATCACAAGTCTCTGTAACTATTTTCCCAATCGTttggggcgcaattgctgtcaaaaattttaagtcttcaaagctattgccactatctagaaagcgcaaagttaaagcaaggcggtgatgagggggaatcgcttctctcattattgtatcccgtttcgttatgtgtggcaacattttttgtaaaagttggtcaaatgttgccttgctcatacgaacgtaatttttaaaatcattttgtgacgtgaattccagttctttagtaagctcactttgtccaagaactgctcgttttttaaaccattctttgcaccaaattctttttttgcgattttctctcttttttttacgcttaattgccacagcgagcaatattgctgcagcacaattgttgtccgtattcatcgccgtctgaaagagaactaatgttcggccaaaagttcgtatggtgtatggccaaagctgcgaacaagattgcggaatgttcgcggaaatgttcgtgtcgtgtatttggcgcttaacatgccaacctaatataaacgcacgcaagtcattttctgtcaaaaatgtctcatgcacatacaacttgtatgagagcaacccaaattgaatttgctgcgtgaaaacctaactcgatttccaatttttgttctgcgtgacatttagatttgacgtttgcacacatgccttacattgtcgcaacgcatgcttatttgggttacggcaaaaaacgccggttgtttgcgtgcgttaAAAAaccgcagtgcggttttattaggttggcatgtaagacATCCACAGGTCAAAAATACCAATTTACTTTATGGAAAAAACATTTTTGGCTGACAAGTTGGCATAAAGTAGTGTCAAATAGTTGGATTGACTAGAgggtacttatgtatgtatgtatgtggatatTCGTTCAGCAAATTTAAGATTTGTATCTTAAAAGCGTGTTAATTTATATTGATGATGTGCATATTTTGTCAATTAGATTTACATTTTTCAGCGTTATTCAAAAAAACACCTTAACTGTGTAATTGACATGACTAATGTTTATATGCGCATTAACTTGCATAAATTTGACCTGATACACTCAtaaaatttgtatacctttcatagAATTGAAATGGAACATAAAGTTGGGCCTGTcctcgaaaattgtaagtccccaAACAAGAAGAGTTTGACCCACCAATAAGTTTACCGAAATTATAAGGATGACAAGCTGAACGCCAATTAGTCCCCCAATATGGTGAATGGGTACATTTTGATGTCCGATTAataatttgtcggaaccggccgaatcgATTAAGCGGGCTTTCGTAAttttttagtaatttcaacaggtaAAAAACTCCAAGGAATATATGTATActggatatatatgtatgtcagcgaaaacgaaaatagcagtggcagctTTTATTAGATTTTGTGAATTAGGGCTAACGACAGAGTGGAAGCGAGATGCATTGCTATAATATAAAGAACTAACAGACCCGAcatacgttgttctgccctaaatttggtatacctgcatacattttaaaaaggctttttccgtctaactcagttttgccaggttgatgcaacagctttcatttgatatccatattacacacacgtTCTagagtatccgggtccacgttttggcctatatctcgagaccatagtcacccagcggcataaaacttactctgtactaaagcccacatcaacagcttcaatttgatacccataatgtaaaacacatcctagtgttatcctgatccacgttttggcatatatctcgagaccctagtcagcaataggtatgaaaactaccctgtactgaagcactcatcaacagcttcaatttgatacccataatgtaaaaatactGTCTAGGCGTTAACAggcccacgttttgggatatatctcgagaccctactcacccagggatatgaaaattaccctctactaaagccctcatcaacagctttcatttgttatccatattctataaccacattctagggatacccgggtccacgttttggcctctatctcgagaccctgtgcgtcgatcgtaaccaaacctatgtgcaaactAGGACATACGCCGCCAATAAACGCTGCCGCCGCCGcgaatgtcaaaaaaatcggcgcggcggcggtggcggcggcgttcggcgcgttactatattttctacttttcTAAGGCTGTctgggccatttattgttcatctcgaaaattgatCCGATATGaccgaaaggggtatcaagggatgcgcagcAGTGCTAGTTATAAAAATTCAATTACgtaatttaacactttctaaccgttcaaaagtgatttgagaaaacaggcgctttcagtgccagcttaacacggatttcgcattaccgaattcaccaagttataaaataaaaacacttaaagaaaagttatataataaatttgaatgatcacttcgcataattttttcaaaaaattaataaagatcattgaatttaaataaaatgtcctaAGTCGAGATCGAGATTttgaattttatatcccgattggctgaaagaataagcgaaatcagtgatgcaaaattttttagtaggctccagtgttttaaattctcctttgaaatgattctcagctcatacttaaccctccgattagcggtgaataaattcaacacatcttagcgttgtcgtctggccagacgaaattttacacttagaactttatccacaaatatttgaattttgaaGATAAGTTTGAATTGTTAATGatcaattttgaaatgaattcgatctatgaggatatataggcttaaaaatatgttcgtctggccagacgacaacgctaaaaagtgacataatcaaatttggtacaaaaaaagataaaacaaaatccacaaatatttgaatttttactaaaattttgaagaaactcGTCGTACACTGTGActacccagaaataagtttgaatttttattgataaattttgaaattaatacgaactatgaggtcttataAGCTATGTTCgcctag contains:
- the LOC137244675 gene encoding uncharacterized protein, with the translated sequence MDNKKFLSEFIEMYKSLPSLWQVKSKDYCNRIKKNDLQCFLKDQEELLAGITTMQDENTNTFEEFTVRPSKRKVSEEDKLIKIACERLANSREPTEGDSLAQSWASQYSEMEASQKTIARKIISDVLFQGCLGALEFRHAIQIQNVFNPSQILTPNVIPQYPMRTSTQLNYAVPQHMQNYTIRVPTPLSSGSSINSSRMSPQVAQNVRILEDTSSINSSSVENLQNFFESFETDE